Proteins from a genomic interval of Panthera tigris isolate Pti1 chromosome A2, P.tigris_Pti1_mat1.1, whole genome shotgun sequence:
- the LOC122234165 gene encoding uncharacterized protein LOC122234165, which yields MNASSENAHFEGSNARPFFYVHAMGQQPYLSPWCQSPTYNPFSVPGAGFRNGSLYFPYSVVLSEYPGFLVPQSPLPTTLNRRPMFYNTAHFQHCSGYGKKKKTRETQTEPQQAENMTQKQDTHSEGDMVTSIPTSNIDIEMDDIPEETDGILSSVAQKRELHGKSPSNNSLYRTSPQGSYASEKEKMRLEQSKGSLVMQFWKTLKETMRLYDLAYGKAYAREDGAGQ from the exons ATGAACGCCTCTTCAGAAAACGCACATTTCGAGGGCAGTAATGCCAGACCCTTTTTTTATGTGCACGCCATGGGCCAGCAGCCTTACCTGAGTCCGTGGTGCCAGAGTCCCACCTATAATCCATTCTCTGTTCCTGGGGCAG GTTTCAGAAATGGAAGTCTGTATTTTCCATATTCAGTGGTACTCAGTGAGTATCCTGGCTTCCTTGTTCCTCAGTCACCATTGCCCACTACACTTAACCGACGACCTATGTTTTATAACACAGCACATTTCCAGCACTGTAGTggctatggaaagaaaaagaaaacgagaGAGACTCAGACTGAACCTCAGCAGGCTGAGAACATGACTCAGAAACAAGACACCCACTCAGAAGGTGATATGGTGACCAGTATCCCTACTTCTAATATTGACATAGAAATGGACGACATTCCTGAAGAAACAGATGGCATTTTGTCTTCTGTTGCCCAAAAGAGGGAGCTACATGGTAAGAGCCCTTCTAATAACAGCCTGTATAGGACATCACCTCAAGGAAGCTATGcatctgagaaagagaaaatgaggctaGAACAGAGCAAAGGATCCCTTGTAATGCAGTTCTGGAAGACTTTGAAGGAAACTATGCGTTTGTATGACCTAGCTTATGGTAAAGCTTATGCCAGAGAAGATGGTGCAGGACAATAG